The Chiroxiphia lanceolata isolate bChiLan1 chromosome 4, bChiLan1.pri, whole genome shotgun sequence genome contains a region encoding:
- the ZFYVE28 gene encoding lateral signaling target protein 2 homolog isoform X6, whose protein sequence is MMNRFRKWLYKPKRTDPQLLAQFYYADEELNQVAAELDSLDGRKDPQRCTLLVNQFRSCQDNVLNIINQIMDECIPHERANRDFCVKFPEEIRHDNLAGQLWFGAECLAAGSIIMNREIESMAMRPLAKDLTRSLEEVRNIIRDQALRDLNLYTEKMKDSLKHFDVLFAEFELSYVSAMVPVKSPKEYYVQQEVIVLFCETVERALRLGYLTQDMIDDYEPALMFTIPRLAIVCGLVVYSEGPLNLDHKPEDMSELFRPFHTLLRKIRDLLQTLTEDELHTLERNLCISQDVDFPVRADPEVPSVITPVLTATLPPKELSAKAENTEAELACSMQYDEQELEQLNRMVHRVGDEMSSLLSPPSICQSPAHRPTLRNSSSTEASPTRHHLDNLTDEEDRVFFMDDLDGAGEALAGLDSVSDTFAWVNNPCHDSKQNLQYRDALLYENGHQTEETLLLKDAESDLSNNNNVEDGKQMSGISVPNSCSCLEGPDSQLYLNGWDAYGDDAETAEVIAHRTGGMKISATVIFNPKSPSSSESPVTTPEAAISCVPGSAHPLANEEVDESHKLSIATTNCLINSCVCCGSCEDSREDGVEGLKAKHSAGDVVNASYTLVKSKELDHVDNLDSSVPAQETLKPETSALLAERDFGSEEQKLPISSKCLAHSSGSQVGAESDSQGEAESISNQQKWEKRKQLCEKKTDYSEDASSERMAKEDVKSRSSSRLENS, encoded by the exons GATAATGTTTTGAACATCATAAATCAGATCATGGATGAATGCATTCCACACGAACGGGCCAACCGAGACTTTTGTGTTAAGTTTCCTGAGGAAATACGCCATGACAACCTTGCAGGACAGCTTTGGTTTGGAGCAGAG TGTTTGGCTGCTGGTTCGATTATTATGAATCGTGAAATTGAGAGTATGGCTATGAGGCCATTGGCCAAGGATCTGACCCGAAGCCTAGAGGAAGTCAGAAACATCATTCGTGACCAGGCCTTAAGGGATTTGAACCTctacacagaaaaaatgaaagactcACTCAAGCATTTTGATGTCCTTTTTGCTGAGTTTGAATTAAG TTATGTGTCGGCCATGGTTCCTGTGAAGTCTCCAAAAGAATACTATGTCCAGCAAGAGGTAATCGTACTGTTCTGTGAAACTGTGGAGAG AGCCTTAAGGCTTGGATACCTCACTCAAGATATGATAGATGACTATGAACCAGCTTTAATGTTTACAATTCCAAGATTAGCCATTGTATG TGGCCTTGTTGTCTACTCTGAGGGACCATTAAACTTGGACCATAAACCAGAAGATATGTCTGAACTCTTCAGACCTTTTCACACTTTGCTAAGAAAAATAAG ggATCTGCTTCAGACACTAACTGAGGATGAACTGCACACGCTGGAACGTAACCTCTGCATCTCTCAAGATGTAGATTTTCCTGTCAGAGCAGATCCTGAAGTACCCTCTGTCATTACACCAGTCTTAACTGCGACTTTGCCTCCTAAGGAACTTTCAGCAAAAGCTGAGAACACAGAGGCTGAGCTGGCTTGTTCGATGCAGTATGATGAACAGGAGCTGGAACAGCTGAACAGGATGGTACACAGAGTAGGAGATGAAAtgtcttctctgctttcccctcCAAGCATCTGTCAGTCTCCAGCTCACAGACCTACCCTAAGAAATAGTTCTAGTACAGAAGCTTCACCAACACGGCACCATCTTGACAACTTAACTGATGAAGAGGACAGAGTGTTTTTTATGGATGACCTAGATGGAGCAGGAGAAGCTCTTGCTGGGTTGGATTCAGTAAGTGATACTTTTGCTTGGGTGAATAACCCTTGTCATGATTCAAAACAGAACCTGCAATATAGAGATGCTTTGCTGTATGAGAATGGCCATCAGACAGAGgaaactttgcttttaaaagatgctGAAAGTGACTTAAGCAATAATAACAATGTTGAAGATGGAAAGCAGATGTCTGGCATTTCAGTTCCAAATTCGTGCAGCTGTCTGGAAGGTCCGGACTCACAGTTATACCTCAATGGCTGGGATGCGTATGGTGATgatgcagaaacagcagaagtgaTTGCTcacaggacagggggaatgAAAATATCTGCTACTGTAATATTCAATCCTAAATCTCCCTCTAGCTCAGAATCCCCAGTAACAACTCCAGAAGCAGCTATTAGTTGTGTTCCTGGATCCGCTCATCCATTAGCAAATGAGGAGGTGGATGAATCCCATAAACTCAGTATAGCTACCACAAACTGTCTAATTAATTCCTGTGTGTGTTGTGGCAGCTGTGAAGACAGCAGGGAGGACGGTGTTGAAGGTTTAAAGGCTAAACATTCTGCAGGAGATGTTGTAAATGCTTCGTACACATTAGTGAAGTCTAAGGAACTGGACCATGTAGATAACTTGGACAGTTCAGTCCCTGCACAGGAAACATTAAAACCTGAAACTTCTGCTTTGTTAGCAGAAAGAGACTTTGGCAGTGAAGAGCAAAAACTGCCAATCTCCTCTAAGTGCCTGGCACATTCCTCAGGTTCACAGGTAGGAGCAGAAAGCGACTCacaaggagaagcagaaagcaTCTCAAATCAGCAGAagtgggagaagagaaaacaactATGTGAGAAAAAAACGGACTACAGTGAAGATGCTAGTAGTGAAAGGATGGCAAAGGAAGATGTAAAGTCAAGATCTAGTTCAAG ATTGGAAAACTCATAG